GCGAACGACCCGAAGGCGATCGCGCCGCTCCCCGGGACGCCGACCGGGTCGTCGACCACCAGGGCCGCGCTGAACTCCCGCCACCATGCGGCGGCAGCCGCGAACGGCTCCGGTCCGATCAGCTCGACGCGGGCGGCCTCACCCCAGGCCACCATGCCCTCGCCGTCACGCACCCAGGCCAGCAGGCCGTCCGTCGGCGCCCGGGAGATCAGCTCGACCGGGTCGTCGACGGGACGGGTGCGCACGACGGTCGGCGCGACCGCAGGGGCGGTGGACACAACGCCCCAGGGTACGGCGATCAGCCGCCTGGGGCAGGCCAAGGGGTGCACCGACGTCTGGCCTACCCTCGCGCCATGGAGATCCCGGGTTCGGTCGTCGTGGTCACGGGCGGGGCGCGCGGCATCGGAGCCGCCCTCGCCGAGCAGTTCGCCCGGAAGGGTGCCGCCGCCGTGGTGCTGGGCGACGTCGAACAGGTCACTCTCGGCACGACTGTGGCGGGGCTCGCCGAGCGGTTCCCGCAGACCCGGTTCTCGGCGGTGGCCTGCGACGTCGCCGACCCGGCGGCGGTCACCGGCCTGGTGGTGGGGGCCGAGCTGGAGCACGGCCGCATCGACGTGTTCGTGGCCAACGCCGGGGTGGGGGCCGGCGGCGGTCTCGACGCGGACGACGCGGTGTGGGCCCAGGCCTGGTCGGTGAACGTGATGGCCCACGTGTACGCGGCGAGGGCGGTCGTCCCCGGCATGCTGGCCCGCGGAGGCGGCGCGTTCGTGACCACGGCCAGCGCCGCCGGCATGCTCACGAACCTGGGCAACGCGCCGTACTCGGTGACCAAGCACGCGGCTCTGGCCTTCGCTGAGTGGCTGGCCATCACCTACGGCGACCAGGGCCTCGAGGTGTCCTGCCTGTGCCCCATGGGGGTGGACACCGAGCTGCTGCGGGCCGGTCTGGGCACCCTCGAGGGCGCCTCGGTCGCCGCGTTCGGCGTGCTGCCCGTCGGCGAGGCCGCGGCGTCGATGGTCGAGCAGCTGGAGCAGGGCCGATTCCTGGTGCTGACCCATCCGGAGGCCGCCGAGTT
The sequence above is a segment of the Actinomycetes bacterium genome. Coding sequences within it:
- a CDS encoding SDR family oxidoreductase, whose amino-acid sequence is MEIPGSVVVVTGGARGIGAALAEQFARKGAAAVVLGDVEQVTLGTTVAGLAERFPQTRFSAVACDVADPAAVTGLVVGAELEHGRIDVFVANAGVGAGGGLDADDAVWAQAWSVNVMAHVYAARAVVPGMLARGGGAFVTTASAAGMLTNLGNAPYSVTKHAALAFAEWLAITYGDQGLEVSCLCPMGVDTELLRAGLGTLEGASVAAFGVLPVGEAAASMVEQLEQGRFLVLTHPEAAEFERRRVADRERWFAGMRRAQSQVQTALDGAAQRPER